From Rutidosis leptorrhynchoides isolate AG116_Rl617_1_P2 chromosome 3, CSIRO_AGI_Rlap_v1, whole genome shotgun sequence, a single genomic window includes:
- the LOC139898163 gene encoding uncharacterized protein, protein MGDMNDHNHHHRVDVDDVTEHHPEPRGTTTTIIKHDHNKRVASIDIFRGLTVALMILVDDAGGEWPVIGHAPWNGCNLADFVMPFFLFIVGMSIALALKRIPDKFIAIKKVILRTLKLIFWGLLLQGGYSHAPDKLSYGVDVKNIRWFGILQRIALAYFIVGMLEIATQGAQDKELPPGHFSIYKLYIWHWLLGACVLIVYMTVVYEINVPSWEFTVRNTDSADYGKILTVTCDVRGKLDPPCNAVGYIDRKVLGINHMYQHPAWKRSKACTARSPYEGPFKKTAPSWCWAPFEPEGVLSSISAILSTIIGVHFGHVLVQIKDHSARLTHWIIMGVALLVSGIILHVTNANPLNKQMYTFSYVCVTSGAAAIVFSFFYIMVDIWKLRYMFLPLEWIGKNAMLVYVMAAEGIFAGFFNGWYYDDPHNTLIYWIQKHVFIGVWHSRRVGILLYVIFAEIMFWGIISGILHRLGIYWKL, encoded by the exons ATGGGTGACATGAAcgaccacaaccaccaccaccgtGTTGATGTTGACGACGTCACAGAACATCATCCCGAGCCACGTGGCACCACCACCACCATTATCAAACATGACCACAACAAACGTGTTGCTTCCATTGATATTTTCAGAGGCCTTACTGTTGCG TTGATGATTTTGGTAGATGATGCTGGTGGAGAATGGCCTGTAATCGGGCATGCACCTTGGAACGGTTGTAACCTTGCTGATTTTGTGATGCCATTTTTCTTGTTCATTGTTGGTATGTCCATTGCACTTGCTCTCAAG AGAATACCTGATAAATTCATCGCGATAAAAAAGGTGATACTTCGGACTCTAAAGCTCATTTTTTGGGGTCTTCTGTTACAAG GTGGTTATTCACATGCTCCCGACAAATTATCTTATGGTGTTGATGTGAAAAATATTAGGTGGTTTGGTATTCTTCAG aGAATTGCTCTCGCATATTTCATAGTGGGAATGTTAGAAATTGCAACTCAAGGTGCACAAGACAAGGAACTGCCACCTGGACATTTCTCTATATACAAGTTGTATATTTGGCACTG GCTGCTCGGAGCATGTGTTCTCATAGTCTACATGACAGTTGTTTATGAAATTAATGTCCCAAGTTGGGAGTTCACAGTTCGCAATACAGACAGCGCTGATTACGGAAAGATTTTAACT GTAACTTGTGACGTGAGAGGAAAACTCGATCCTCCATGTAATGCAGTGGGTTATATTGATAGGAAAGTGCTTGGAATTAATCATATGTATCAGCATCCCGCTTGGAAAAGATCTAAG GCTTGTACTGCAAGATCCCCTTATGAGGGTCCTTTCAAGAAGACTGCTCCATCTTGGTGTTGGGCACCTTTTGAACCTGAAGGAGTTTTAAG CTCTATTTCTGCTATCCTCTCTACAATTATTGGGGTGCACTTTGGGCATGTTCTCGTACAGATAAAG GATCATTCAGCTAGGCTGACACATTGGATAATAATGGGTGTAGCCCTTCTTGTTTCAGGAATTATTCTTCATGTCACCAATG CAAATCCTCTAAATAAACAGATGTACACTTTCAGCTATGTTTGTGTAACGTCAGGCGCTGCTGCAATCGTCTTCTCATTTTTCTATATTATG GTTGATATCTGGAAGTTGAGATATATGTTTCTGCCATTGGAATGGATCGGAAAAAATGCTATGCTTGTGTATGTTATGGCAGCCGAAGGCATCTTTGCAGGATTTTTTAATGGCTGGTATTATGATGATCCTCATAACACGCTT ATATATTGGATTCAAAAACACGTGTTCATTGGAGTTTGGCATTCAAGAAGAGTGGGAATTTTACTTTATGTTATATTTGCAGAGATAATGTTTTGGGGGATCATTTCAGGCATTTTGCATAGGTTGGGAATTTATTGGAAGCTTTAG